A segment of the Micromonospora sediminicola genome:
GGCGGTAGCCCAGCTCCTCGGTGCGGCGGGCCAGCTCGGTGGTGTGCCGCAGCGCCTCACCGGCGCTGCCGGTCGCGGCCACCGGGGCAAGGTCAAGGACAGACATCGGTACGTCGATCACGGCTGGGTGCAACCCGCCGAGTGCCGGAATTGTTCCCTCGGGTGCGCTACCCCATACCCCGGGCCTGCTCGAAGATCAGACTGGTCTGGGTGTGCTGCACCACCGGATCCACCGCCAGGTGGTCGAGCACGAAATCGCGCAGCGCGTCACCCGAGGCCGCCCGCACGTGCAGCACATAGTCCTCCGCGCCGGCGACGTGGAACACCGACACCACCCCCGGCAGCCGCACCGACCGGGCCCGGAACGCGTCCACCGCGGCCCGCTCGTGCGCCGTCAGCCGCACCGACACCAGCGCCTGCAACGGCAGGCCCACCGCCGCCGGGTCCACCTCGGCGTGGAACCCGCGGATCGCCCTGCACTCGCGCAACGCCCGGGTCCGCGTCAGGCACGTCGAGGGCGCCACCCCCACCCGCTCCGCGAGCGCGTTGTTGGGCAGCCGCCCGTCGGTCGCCAGTTCGGTGAGGATCGCGCGGTCGACGTCGTCCAGGCC
Coding sequences within it:
- a CDS encoding Lrp/AsnC family transcriptional regulator, yielding MPAAPNDVRPFAGLDDVDRAILTELATDGRLPNNALAERVGVAPSTCLTRTRALRECRAIRGFHAEVDPAAVGLPLQALVSVRLTAHERAAVDAFRARSVRLPGVVSVFHVAGAEDYVLHVRAASGDALRDFVLDHLAVDPVVQHTQTSLIFEQARGMG